From one Formosa sediminum genomic stretch:
- a CDS encoding head GIN domain-containing protein, with the protein MKSIILKKISLLVVAIISLTSCVSISKGIQGNGDFITDHRTTSGYDIVSCAGSMNYILVKGTEGKITVEGESNLVPYILTEVQGNTLIVKTEDGVNLNPSNNRDIIITIPFEDLTKVSLTGSGDIINEDVINAENLNVSLTGSGDIILDIETVSVESSVTGSGDLTLKGQTENLNINVTGSGDFHGFGLISKNTDASVTGSGDAEVVSIEVFKGRVSGSGDIEYKGNPKEEDVKVSGSGSIEMQ; encoded by the coding sequence ATGAAAAGCATCATATTAAAAAAAATCAGTTTATTAGTTGTCGCAATTATTAGTCTAACATCTTGTGTGAGCATAAGTAAAGGCATTCAAGGTAATGGTGATTTTATTACAGATCACAGAACTACATCGGGTTATGATATTGTAAGTTGTGCAGGCTCTATGAATTATATTCTTGTAAAAGGTACAGAAGGTAAAATTACTGTTGAAGGAGAATCTAATTTAGTGCCGTATATTTTAACCGAAGTACAAGGCAATACTTTAATTGTAAAAACAGAAGATGGTGTTAACCTTAATCCAAGTAATAACAGAGATATTATAATTACTATTCCTTTTGAAGATCTTACTAAAGTATCATTAACTGGATCTGGAGATATAATTAATGAAGATGTAATTAATGCTGAAAACTTAAATGTGTCACTTACAGGATCAGGAGATATAATATTAGATATTGAAACGGTATCGGTAGAAAGTAGCGTTACAGGTTCAGGAGATTTAACTTTAAAGGGGCAAACAGAAAATTTAAATATTAATGTAACTGGATCTGGAGATTTTCATGGTTTTGGTTTAATTTCTAAAAACACAGATGCTTCAGTAACTGGCTCTGGTGATGCAGAAGTAGTCAGTATAGAAGTTTTTAAAGGACGCGTTTCTGGTTCTGGAGATATAGAATATAAAGGCAATCCTAAAGAAGAAGACGTTAAGGTATCGGGTTCTGGAAGTATAGAAATGCAATAA
- the msrB gene encoding peptide-methionine (R)-S-oxide reductase MsrB, which translates to MKPILILCLAFSLFSCNGFSQKKESKDTSYKVVKTEAEWKAQLTPLQYRVLRQEGTEQPFTSPINKIYEDGIYVCAACDTPLFNSDAKFDSGTGWPSFDNYIKGNVLFSEGGGGMYGIEEHCATCGGHLGHVFNDGPRKTTGKRHCINGAAIKFIPES; encoded by the coding sequence ATGAAACCCATTTTAATTTTATGTTTAGCTTTTAGTCTTTTTTCTTGCAATGGATTTTCTCAAAAAAAAGAATCCAAAGACACATCGTATAAAGTTGTAAAAACAGAAGCTGAATGGAAAGCACAACTTACTCCATTACAATATCGTGTTTTAAGACAAGAAGGCACAGAACAACCTTTTACAAGTCCGATAAATAAAATTTATGAAGATGGTATCTATGTTTGCGCAGCTTGCGATACACCTTTATTTAACAGTGATGCAAAATTTGATTCAGGTACAGGCTGGCCAAGTTTTGACAATTATATAAAAGGAAATGTGCTTTTCTCTGAAGGCGGTGGCGGTATGTACGGCATTGAAGAACATTGTGCGACCTGTGGTGGTCATTTAGGACATGTGTTTAATGACGGACCAAGAAAAACTACAGGAAAAAGACATTGTATTAATGGTGCTGCGATTAAGTTTATACCAGAGTCTTAA
- a CDS encoding RNA polymerase sigma factor — protein MLLANTHIDTLITLCKTGDQSAQLEVYNRYYKAMYNTSFRIVKNSFEAEDIMQDSFLTAFTKLESLNDIKTFGAWLKRIVINNSIHHFNKNNKYEDVPFDTVMYKVEDTYVDPIQDQDAKAQANLILKTMNSLKDNYRIALTLHLIEGYDYEEISGIMNVSYANCRTTISRAKESLRQKLQRVV, from the coding sequence TTGTTACTAGCCAACACACATATTGATACACTTATAACGCTTTGTAAAACTGGAGACCAATCTGCGCAATTGGAAGTTTATAACAGATATTATAAAGCCATGTATAATACCTCTTTTAGAATTGTAAAAAACAGTTTTGAAGCCGAAGATATTATGCAAGATTCTTTTTTAACAGCATTTACAAAATTAGAATCGTTAAACGATATTAAAACATTTGGTGCATGGCTTAAACGCATTGTTATTAATAACAGTATTCATCACTTTAATAAAAATAATAAATATGAAGATGTCCCATTTGATACAGTTATGTACAAAGTAGAAGACACATATGTAGATCCTATACAAGATCAAGATGCTAAAGCACAAGCGAATTTGATTTTAAAAACCATGAATTCACTAAAAGATAATTATAGAATAGCGCTTACTTTACATTTAATTGAAGGTTATGATTATGAAGAAATTTCGGGAATAATGAATGTAAGTTATGCCAATTGTCGCACCACAATTTCTAGAGCAAAAGAAAGCTTAAGACAAAAATTACAACGTGTTGTTTAA
- a CDS encoding M48 family metallopeptidase, whose amino-acid sequence MNSISRIYIIALLLVFGSCATNPFTGKQTMAFVKNDNLFASSFKQYDAFLKENKVVKGTEDASRITRIGQRIATAAERYLNANGYAGYLDGYKWEYNLVEDDTKNAWCMPGGKIVFYTGILPVAQTDAGIAAIMGHEVAHALANHGQQRMSAAYIQQGIAITGNIALTDQESRDMFNQYFGIGSTVLGTLPFSRSHESEADRIGIVLMAIAGYNPEAAPKLWTRMETSSTPEFLSTHPANASRISELTKLVPDAIAEAKKFGVTSFTD is encoded by the coding sequence ATGAATTCAATTTCTCGTATTTACATTATAGCTTTACTATTAGTATTTGGCTCTTGTGCTACAAATCCATTTACAGGTAAACAAACTATGGCTTTTGTTAAAAACGATAATTTATTTGCATCATCTTTCAAACAATATGATGCTTTTTTAAAAGAAAATAAAGTAGTTAAAGGCACAGAAGATGCTTCACGTATAACAAGAATTGGTCAACGTATTGCAACCGCTGCAGAGCGTTATTTAAATGCAAATGGTTATGCTGGTTATTTAGATGGATACAAATGGGAATACAATTTAGTTGAAGACGACACCAAAAATGCTTGGTGTATGCCAGGTGGTAAAATTGTATTTTATACAGGTATTTTACCTGTTGCCCAAACAGATGCTGGTATCGCTGCAATTATGGGGCATGAGGTGGCACATGCTTTAGCAAATCATGGACAGCAACGCATGAGTGCTGCTTACATACAACAGGGAATCGCAATTACAGGGAATATAGCACTTACAGATCAGGAAAGTCGTGATATGTTTAATCAGTATTTTGGAATAGGCTCTACCGTTCTAGGAACTTTACCATTTAGTAGAAGTCATGAATCTGAAGCCGATAGAATAGGAATTGTACTTATGGCTATAGCAGGCTATAATCCAGAAGCTGCCCCTAAATTATGGACGCGAATGGAAACAAGCAGTACCCCAGAGTTTTTAAGTACACACCCTGCAAATGCAAGTCGTATATCTGAATTGACTAAACTCGTTCCAGATGCAATAGCAGAAGCAAAAAAGTTTGGTGTTACTTCTTTTACAGACTAA
- a CDS encoding NAD(P)/FAD-dependent oxidoreductase: protein MNIKRISNPRIVIIGGGFAGVSLAKVLSKQDVQVVLLDKHNYHNFQPLLYQVSTGGLEPDSIAYPIRKILQNYSNFQFRLANVLEIDPKNNKVITDIGLLKYDYLVIASGSETNYFGNTSIETNSMSMKTIPQALNLRSLILENFEEALLTSDLQERNALMNFVIVGAGPTGVELAGALAEIKKGILPKDYPDLDTRLAQINLVQSGNRILKEMSEEASKKAEAFLEKLGVNVWKNTRVSNYDGKVVTTNTDVVFETATMIWAAGVKGANIKGIEGADLVSRSNRIIVNEFNQLKTYSNIFAIGDVAQIETEATPYGYPMMAQPAIQQGKQLGHNLKRLLEGLPLEPFKYKDKGAMATVGRNKAVVDLPKYKFQGVFAWFVWMFVHLFFLIGFRNRMIVFVNWVYNYIRFDREARLIIRPFKKKLKSDE from the coding sequence ATGAATATAAAAAGAATAAGTAATCCGCGTATTGTTATTATTGGCGGAGGTTTTGCTGGAGTTTCTTTAGCAAAAGTATTATCTAAACAAGACGTACAAGTAGTACTACTAGACAAACATAATTATCATAATTTTCAACCTTTACTTTATCAAGTTTCAACGGGTGGATTAGAGCCTGACTCTATTGCGTATCCCATTCGTAAAATTCTTCAAAACTATTCTAATTTTCAGTTTAGACTAGCAAATGTGTTAGAAATTGATCCGAAGAATAACAAGGTTATTACAGATATAGGGTTGCTTAAATATGATTACTTGGTTATTGCTTCGGGATCTGAAACTAATTATTTTGGAAATACATCTATTGAGACCAATAGCATGTCTATGAAAACAATACCACAAGCCTTAAATTTAAGAAGTTTAATATTAGAAAATTTTGAAGAAGCGCTATTAACATCTGATTTACAAGAACGTAATGCCTTAATGAATTTTGTAATTGTTGGTGCAGGACCAACAGGCGTAGAGCTTGCTGGTGCTTTAGCAGAAATTAAAAAAGGGATACTTCCTAAAGATTATCCTGATTTAGACACTCGTCTAGCACAAATTAATTTAGTTCAATCTGGAAATCGCATTTTAAAAGAAATGAGCGAGGAAGCTTCAAAAAAAGCTGAAGCTTTTTTAGAAAAATTGGGTGTAAATGTTTGGAAAAATACACGGGTATCTAATTACGACGGAAAAGTAGTTACAACCAATACTGATGTTGTGTTTGAAACCGCTACTATGATTTGGGCTGCTGGTGTAAAAGGCGCCAATATAAAAGGTATTGAAGGCGCAGATTTAGTGTCTAGGAGTAATAGAATTATTGTAAACGAATTTAATCAATTAAAAACTTACTCAAACATTTTTGCTATTGGAGATGTGGCTCAAATAGAAACCGAAGCGACTCCATACGGATACCCAATGATGGCCCAACCTGCCATCCAACAAGGAAAACAATTAGGCCATAATTTAAAACGCTTGTTGGAAGGTTTACCTTTAGAACCTTTTAAATATAAAGATAAAGGTGCAATGGCAACTGTAGGAAGAAATAAAGCTGTGGTAGATTTACCAAAGTATAAATTTCAGGGTGTTTTTGCTTGGTTTGTATGGATGTTTGTACACCTTTTCTTTTTAATCGGATTTAGAAACAGAATGATCGTATTTGTTAATTGGGTGTATAATTATATCCGTTTTGATAGAGAAGCACGATTAATTATACGTCCATTTAAAAAGAAATTAAAATCTGATGAATGA
- a CDS encoding porin family protein — translation MKNLIAFTVVFLLAFTSVNAQSDSKAFQIGAKAGVNFSKLTGDDFDDVDSRTSFNVGLLAEVPISERVSFQPEVFYSGQGFDVLERDQDNIFDTDDNVEYQLDYIQVPLLLKVYLVEGLSVEAGPQFGFKVHEEFDSEPNSDNGDLEIDSDDSYVKDFDTSLAFGTSYKFDSGVFLSARYTLGLTNIFEDDTLFEDVDGKNDVWQFGVGYMF, via the coding sequence ATGAAAAATTTAATTGCATTTACAGTAGTATTTTTATTAGCATTTACATCAGTTAATGCTCAATCAGATTCTAAAGCATTTCAAATAGGAGCTAAAGCTGGAGTTAATTTTTCCAAGTTAACTGGCGATGATTTTGATGATGTTGATTCACGAACAAGTTTTAATGTTGGTTTACTTGCAGAAGTCCCAATTTCTGAACGTGTATCTTTTCAACCAGAAGTTTTTTATTCTGGTCAAGGTTTCGATGTGTTAGAAAGAGACCAAGATAATATTTTTGACACAGACGATAATGTGGAATATCAATTAGATTATATTCAAGTTCCATTATTACTAAAAGTATATTTAGTTGAAGGATTGAGTGTAGAAGCAGGACCACAATTTGGATTTAAAGTTCATGAAGAATTTGATAGTGAACCTAATTCTGATAATGGTGATTTAGAAATAGACAGTGACGATTCTTATGTAAAAGATTTTGATACTAGTCTAGCCTTTGGTACATCTTATAAGTTTGACAGTGGAGTCTTTTTAAGTGCACGTTATACGTTAGGTTTAACAAATATCTTTGAAGACGATACTCTTTTTGAAGATGTAGATGGTAAGAATGATGTTTGGCAATTTGGTGTAGGATATATGTTTTAA
- a CDS encoding MFS transporter encodes MKTHPKGSKKLLNAWAFYDWANSVYTLTIASTIFPIFYGALFSTDTKQVHIFGTDVKNTALISFITAFAFLVIAFMSPILSGIADFIGNKKVFMKFFCYTGGLACIGLNWFSLDYIYLSLTFYFLGLIGYWGSLVFYNSYLPDIAFPEQQDRISAKGFSLGYIGSVLLLIFNLAMVMKPDLFGISGTEGEAAMKAMRYSFITVGVWWIVFSQYTYYILPKGAKTGNKVTKSVLFNGFKELKIVFRAIKSNVRLIRYLRAFFVYSMAVQTIMLVATYFGEQEVDWGGEQEKTMGLIVSILVIQIVAIVGAFLTSKASAKFGNIQTLIVINFIWMGLCFYGYFVKTPTQFYITAMFVGLVMGGIQALSRSTYSKFLPETNDTTSYFSFFDVSEKIGIVIGMVIYGSIDQITGSMRNAILFLFIFFFIGIILLYRVPRTKNIQ; translated from the coding sequence ATGAAAACACATCCAAAGGGGAGTAAGAAATTATTAAATGCTTGGGCATTTTACGATTGGGCAAACTCTGTATATACCTTAACCATTGCCTCGACAATATTTCCCATTTTTTATGGTGCATTATTTTCTACAGACACTAAGCAAGTTCATATTTTTGGTACTGATGTAAAAAATACGGCTTTAATATCATTTATTACAGCATTTGCTTTTCTTGTTATTGCATTTATGTCTCCGATACTTTCTGGTATAGCTGATTTTATAGGTAATAAAAAAGTATTTATGAAATTTTTCTGCTATACTGGTGGTTTAGCTTGTATAGGTTTAAATTGGTTTAGCTTAGATTACATCTATTTAAGTTTAACTTTTTATTTTTTAGGTTTAATAGGGTATTGGGGAAGTCTAGTTTTCTATAATTCATATCTACCAGATATTGCTTTTCCTGAACAACAAGATCGTATTAGTGCTAAAGGCTTTTCATTAGGTTATATTGGTAGCGTTTTGTTATTAATTTTTAACCTAGCAATGGTTATGAAACCTGATTTGTTTGGCATTAGCGGTACTGAAGGTGAAGCTGCAATGAAAGCCATGAGATACTCTTTTATAACCGTAGGAGTATGGTGGATTGTGTTTAGCCAGTATACTTATTATATTTTACCAAAAGGAGCTAAAACCGGGAATAAAGTAACTAAATCTGTATTGTTTAATGGCTTTAAAGAACTTAAAATAGTATTTAGAGCCATTAAAAGTAATGTGCGTTTAATACGGTATTTAAGAGCATTCTTTGTATATAGTATGGCTGTGCAAACCATTATGTTAGTCGCTACATATTTTGGAGAACAAGAAGTAGATTGGGGTGGAGAACAGGAGAAAACTATGGGGTTAATTGTTAGTATATTAGTTATCCAAATTGTTGCTATTGTTGGCGCTTTTTTAACCTCTAAAGCTTCTGCTAAATTTGGAAACATACAAACTCTTATTGTTATAAATTTTATTTGGATGGGACTATGTTTTTATGGCTATTTTGTAAAAACACCTACTCAGTTTTATATTACAGCAATGTTTGTAGGTTTAGTAATGGGAGGTATTCAAGCCTTATCTAGATCTACTTACTCTAAGTTTTTACCAGAAACAAACGATACAACGTCGTACTTTAGCTTCTTTGATGTGTCTGAGAAAATAGGTATTGTAATAGGTATGGTAATTTATGGTAGTATAGATCAAATAACAGGTAGTATGCGAAATGCCATTCTATTTTTATTTATTTTCTTTTTTATAGGTATTATATTATTATACCGTGTACCTAGAACAAAAAACATTCAATAA
- the lpdA gene encoding dihydrolipoyl dehydrogenase — translation MSKYDIIVLGSGPGGYVTAIRASQLGFKTAIVEKENLGGVCLNWGCIPTKALLKSAQVFEYLKHAEDYGLSVKEYDKDFNAVVKRSRGVADGMSKGIQFLMKKNKIDVIEGYGTLKPGKKIDVDGTEYSADHIIIATGARSRELPNLPQDGKKVIGYRQAMTLPEQPKKMIVVGSGAIGVEFAYFYNSMGTEVTIVEYLPNIVPVEDEDVSKQLERSFKKIGINVMTSAEVTTIDTSGDGVKATVKTGKGEEVLEADIILSAVGIKTNIENIGLEDVGIAVDRDKVLVNDYYQTNVPGYYAIGDITPGQALAHVASAEGILCVEKIAGMHVEPIDYGNIPGCTYASPEIASVGLTEKKAKEQGYDIKVGKFPFSASGKASAAGNKDGFVKVIFDAKYGEWLGCHMIGAGVTDMIAEAVLGRKLETTGHEVLKAIHPHPTMSEAVMEAVAAAYDEVIHI, via the coding sequence ATGAGTAAATACGATATTATTGTTCTTGGAAGTGGTCCTGGAGGCTACGTAACCGCTATTAGAGCGTCTCAATTAGGTTTTAAAACTGCTATAGTAGAAAAAGAAAACTTAGGTGGGGTTTGCCTAAATTGGGGATGTATTCCTACTAAAGCCCTTTTAAAGTCAGCTCAAGTATTCGAATATTTAAAACATGCAGAAGATTACGGCTTGTCTGTTAAAGAATACGACAAAGATTTTAATGCTGTTGTTAAGCGTAGCCGTGGTGTTGCTGATGGCATGAGTAAAGGAATTCAATTTTTAATGAAAAAAAATAAAATTGATGTCATTGAAGGATACGGAACATTAAAACCAGGCAAAAAAATTGATGTAGATGGTACTGAATATAGCGCAGACCATATTATTATAGCTACAGGTGCACGTTCTCGTGAATTACCTAATTTACCACAAGATGGCAAAAAAGTTATAGGATACAGACAAGCTATGACTTTGCCTGAACAACCTAAGAAAATGATTGTTGTTGGATCTGGTGCTATTGGAGTTGAATTTGCTTACTTCTACAACTCTATGGGTACTGAAGTAACAATAGTAGAATATTTACCAAATATTGTTCCTGTTGAAGATGAAGATGTTTCTAAACAATTAGAACGTTCTTTCAAGAAAATTGGAATTAATGTAATGACATCTGCAGAAGTTACAACTATAGATACTTCTGGAGATGGTGTTAAAGCTACAGTAAAAACGGGTAAAGGAGAAGAAGTATTAGAAGCTGATATTATTCTTTCTGCAGTGGGAATTAAAACTAATATTGAAAATATTGGTTTAGAAGATGTAGGTATTGCTGTAGATCGTGATAAAGTTTTAGTAAACGATTATTACCAAACCAATGTTCCAGGCTATTACGCTATTGGAGATATTACTCCAGGTCAAGCTTTAGCTCACGTAGCTTCTGCTGAAGGTATTTTATGTGTTGAAAAAATTGCAGGTATGCATGTTGAACCAATAGACTATGGTAACATTCCTGGGTGTACATATGCATCTCCAGAGATTGCTAGTGTTGGTTTAACAGAAAAGAAAGCTAAAGAACAAGGTTACGATATTAAAGTTGGTAAATTCCCTTTCTCAGCCTCTGGTAAAGCAAGTGCTGCTGGTAATAAAGATGGTTTTGTAAAAGTGATTTTTGATGCTAAATATGGTGAATGGTTAGGCTGCCACATGATTGGTGCAGGTGTTACCGATATGATTGCTGAAGCTGTTTTAGGTCGTAAATTAGAAACTACAGGTCATGAAGTATTAAAAGCAATTCACCCTCACCCAACAATGAGTGAAGCCGTTATGGAAGCTGTTGCTGCTGCTTATGATGAAGTTATACATATCTAA